One window of Cydia pomonella isolate Wapato2018A chromosome 5, ilCydPomo1, whole genome shotgun sequence genomic DNA carries:
- the LOC133518373 gene encoding CKLF-like MARVEL transmembrane domain-containing protein 4, whose amino-acid sequence MAEVGFPGQHTTTTTVTSSTTVQTNIRFDPLYVRTAPGILKVVQVVSSLLGFICVQAARYQYRGYGSFYSWISMIAFWFTGILLGLYLFHLVEKFYKIPWLKMELGFCGLWALLYLLASSLVVSVYANAGYSAAAFFGYAAMFAYAIDAFLKYRAVQAGGLAQGSRVVSKQTTAAVTVTTPPREGY is encoded by the exons atggcggaggTGGGATTCCCCGGGCAGCACACGACCACCACGACGGTCACGTCCAGCACCACGGTGCAGACCAATATCCGGTTCGATCCGCTCTACGTGCGGACGGCGCCGGGCATACTCAAAGTGGTTCAAGTT GTGTCCAGCCTACTGGGCTTCATCTGCGTGCAAGCCGCTCGCTACCAGTACAGGGGATACGGCTCCTTTTACTCCTGGATTTCTATGATCGCCTTTTG GTTCACCGGCATCCTACTCGGCCTATACCTGTTCCACCTAGTGGAGAAATTCTACAAAATCCCGTGGCTCAAGATGGAGCTCGGATTCTGTGGGCTGTGGGCCTTGTTGTACCTGCTGGCGTCCAGTCTGGTCGTCTCCGTGTACGCCAACGCGGGTTATTCGGCTGCCGCG TTTTTCGGCTATGCAGCGATGTTCGCGTACGCCATCGACGCGTTCCTTAAGTACCGCGCCGTGCAGGCCGGCGGCCTCGCGCAGGGCTCGCGCGTCGTGTCCAAGCAGACCACCGCGGCCGTCACCGTCACCACGCCGCCCAGGGAAGGTTATTAA
- the LOC133518372 gene encoding uncharacterized protein LOC133518372 has translation MVGYLRQYYYDGNMYVVKQGEITNSMYLVHSGEVQEISENYEDYEDEGEKRRIFTAGEYFGIEQGLIRDKPYDYSYRTTSKSQVLTLLLDDWEYLLQHFPDSKKLIDDYQSSHRGKDDAPPPPPPEESFTLGTPGGSETDLEEQWGPSDGPPGSPDVPQTGPDLPPGTPPVMRPGEPEDPTSKTAPLIEIKRTIYEYPESKEPELDEPDVTDGLEGTSKGKSKTVKLRDEIKASSFSRDPSNEVMGEKMKSALKISDKPMRTETSVKFRDEPLPTSSSTQLFERIRNAAKAVDKKLATQSIRGNDDTPSPELIKESGAVAPHHSIEEYLAYKYKMRESYQYRPKMEDEDQIDSDVRMSPSRRMRVKYPKQIQSSIHDGSGREHFKHSQLAESIYRIHSPESQSAPVLNLERPLGDHTPSNVSLIGVTPAASDEDIQPRKIPSNVTREDSQTPMTSKQTMLQNEAEPKNADTDQSNDGGSKEPEKKPKDAHVTRTPAVTELLALPAPYDNLMQQPSIIPEEFLNIAKPETSHDNDATRTASADGSVAVPKLLALLPAPSSELRTPAKDAVPEIAQVAEIDTERDPSSITSMHLLQEDTPTPIIAPPEDQATDLKALTEAEMLDSAAPTNKHSQSDEALNMPKEKQVDGSVESESEGSKTGAHKSEDQNNSGEEKTDQDKATDNNDKERKEKKD, from the exons ATGGTCGGCTATCTCCGACAGTACTACTACGATGGAA ATATGTACGTGGTGAAGCAGGGTGAGATCACCAACTCGATGTACCTCGTACACTCCGGCGAGGTTCAGGAGATCAGCGAGAACTATGAGGATTACGAGGACGAAGGCGAGAAACGAAGGATCTTTACCGCGGGAGAGTACTTTGGCATT gAACAAGGACTAATTCGTGACAAGCCGTATGACTATTCTTACCGAACAACGAGCAAGTCCCAAGTTCTGACGCTACTCTTAGACGACTGGGAGTATCTTTTGCAGCACTTCCCAGACAGCAAGAAGCTGATAGATGACTATCAGAGTAGTCATCGTGGCAAGGACGATGCACCCCCACCTCCGCCCCCTGAAGAAAGTTTTACCCTTGGTACTCCGGGCGGCTCAGAAACGGACCTAGAGGAACAATGGGGTCCATCAGATGGACCTCCAGGGAGTCCAGATGTACCTCAAACGGGCCCAGATTTACCTCCAGGTACACCGCCGGTTATGAGACCGGGCGAACCAGAAGATCCAACCAGCAAGACAGCCCCTCTGATTGAAATAAAACGCACTATTTACGAGTATCCTGAGTCTAAAGAACCCGAGCTAGACGAACCCGATGTGACTGATGGTCTTGAAGGAACATCGAAAGGTAAGTCTAAAACGGTGAAACTAAGAGACGAAATAAAAGCGTCTTCATTTTCACGAGACCCATCGAATGAAGTTATGGGCGAGAAAATGAAATCAGCTCTTAAGATTTCTGACAAACCTATGAGAACTGAAACGTCTGTTAAATTTCGAGACGAACCTCTTCCCACTAGCAGCTCAACGCAACTCTTTGAACGTATTCGAAACGCAGCAAAAGCCGTAGACAAAAAGCTGGCGACTCAAAGCATTCGTGGCAATGACGACACGCCATCACCAGAATTAATCAAAGAGTCGGGAGCCGTTGCACCACATCACAGCATCGAGGAATACTTAGCTTACAAGTATAAAATGCGTGAATCGTATCAATACCGCCCCAAAATGGAAGATGAAGATCAAATTGACTCCGACGTTAGAATGAGCCCTAGTCGTCGAATGCGGGTGAAATACCCAAAGCAAATACAAAGCTCGATTCACGATGGTTCTGGCAGGGAGCACTTCAAGCATTCACAGCTAGCAGAGTCTATATATCGTATCCATTCACCAGAAAGTCAAAGTGCACCCGTTTTGAATCTTGAGAGACCTTTGGGTGATCACACTCCATCTAACGTTTCGCTCATTGGGGTAACACCGGCGGCCTCTGATGAAGACATACAGCCAAGAAAAATTCCGTCTAATGTAACTCGAGAGGACTCTCAAACACCAATGACTTCAAAACAAACCATGCTTCAAAACGAAGCTGAACCCAAGAATGCGGACACTGATCAATCTAATGATGGAGGAAGCAAAGAACCCGAGAAAAAACCGAAGGATGCTCATGTAACTAGGACGCCTGCAGTCACTGAACTTCTTGCGTTACCCGCTCCTTATGACAACTTAATGCAACAGCCATCAATAATTCCCGAAGAATTCCTGAACATAGCAAAACCAGAGACATCTCATGATAATGATGCGACTCGAACGGCCTCTGCGGATGGTTCCGTCGCTGTACCAAAACTGCTTGCGTTACTACCCGCGCCTTCATCTGAATTGCGTACGCCTGCGAAAGATGCAGTGCCTGAAATTGCCCAAGTCGCAGAAATTGATACTGAACGTGATCCATCATCTATCACATCAATGCATCTTTTACAAGAAGACACGCCAACGCCTATAATTGCGCCCCCAGAAGATCAAGCAACTGATCTTAAAGCATTGACAGAGGCTGAAATGCTTGACTCTGCAGCACCAACTAACAAACACTCGCAATCCGATGAGGCTTTGAATATGCCTAAAGAGAAACAAGTAGATGGGAGTGTTGAGTCAGAATCAGAGGGATCAAAGACTGGTGCGCACAAGTCAGAGGATCAGAACAACTCGGGTGAGGAAAAGACTGATCAGGACAAAGCCACAGATAATAATGACAAGGAACGCAAGGAGAAAAAAGACTAA